From Mustela erminea isolate mMusErm1 chromosome 1, mMusErm1.Pri, whole genome shotgun sequence, a single genomic window includes:
- the PEX11G gene encoding peroxisomal membrane protein 11C isoform X2 — protein MAVLSGLAAALESYRGRDRLIRTLGYCCQLVGGVLVERCPARSEVGTRLLTLSSQLSHCRTVLRLFDDVAMFIYTKQYGLGAEEEDIFVRCVSVLGNLADQLYYPCEHIAWAADAKILRVDSARWWTLSTAFWGLSLLLGIARSLRMVLTLRWKLRGPAVAFTSRLPRSKRRAMEAQVQSEVLTLLSNAADLANAVHWLPPGVLWAGRFPPWLVGLLGTISSLLSMYQAVLASGQGEATTP, from the exons ATGGCGGTGCTGAGCGGCCTGGCGGCGGCGCTGGAATCGTACAGGGGTCGGGACCGCCTG ATCCGAACGCTGGGGTACTGCTGCCAGCTGGTTGGCGGGGTCCTGGTGGAGCGATGTCCAGCCAGGTCGGAAGTGGGGACGCGTCTGCTGACCCTGtcctcccagctcagccactgTAGGACCGTCCTGCGACTCTTTGACGATGTGGCCATGTTTATCTACACGAAGCAGTACGGCCTGGGGGCAGAG GAGGAGGACATCTTTGTCCGCTGCGTGTCGGTCCTCGGCAACCTGGCCGACCAGCTCTACTACCCCTGTGAGCACATCGCCTGGGCTGCTGATGCCAAGATCCTTCGCGTGGACTCTGCCCGGTGGTGGACACTGAGCACAGCCTTCTGgggcctctccctgctcctgggcATTGCCAG GTCCTTGAGGATGGTCCTGACGCTGAGATGGAAGCTGAGGGGCCCCGCGGTGGCCTTCACCAG CCGGCTGCCGCGGAGCAAGAGGAGGGCCATGGAGGCCCAGGTCCAGTCGGAGGTGCTGACCCTCCTGAGCAACGCGGCCGATCTGGCCAATGCTGTGCACTGGCTGCCTCCCGGCGTCCTGTGGGCTGGCCGCTTCCCCCCGTGGCTCGTGGGGCTCCTTGGGACCATCTCCTCCCTCCTCAGCATGTACCAGGCTGTCCTGGCCAGTGGCCAGGGCGAGGCCACCACCCCCTGA
- the PEX11G gene encoding peroxisomal membrane protein 11C isoform X1 has protein sequence MPGNHTSPARLLEHAWPSGSSLTLRAQPAAPEQPLAKASSSPVWGTGATEATLHQAMPVSCPLCSSRVLAAARASRTQPQLGPSAPLSALWTRLRPGLAGSRLPPPGVGWDVSRRHERPRVCGLRQAPADGGQPAPAPLDVSADPPPRSPAGSRGDQALPYFPRPTRIGLRPPRLHRTPARCLVLQGSYVVGRRAPTSLPVRHLERCLGGTTHSQLVWLNRLVSPWAWVEPDAGQLGSTLCSVAKPPAYCPSLPGSFSLLRGGKASQFLGAGPTGVLPGPRQHLLSPTQLLWAQRGRWALGMALLGVTAPCLGSYHSKSTGTLPEQRGPGHIPTPPSALSGGLLLGGPTRPHCLRLSMPGCSHRLELPGCSVWGPGHGVQASPRSSCSRR, from the exons atgCCTGGAAACCACACCTCCCCGGCCCGCCTTCTGGAACATGCTTGGCCCAGTGGGTCCTCTCTGACTCTGCGAGCACAGCCCGCTGCCCCTGAGCAGCCTTTGGCCAAGGCGAGCAGCTCTCCTGTCTGGGGCACAGGGGCCACAGAGGCCACCCTTCACCAGGCCATGCCTGTGTCTTGTCCCCTGTGCAGCTCCAGGGTACTTGCTGCGGCCAGAGCATCTCGCACCCAGCCACAGCTCGGGCCCAGCGCCCCTCTGAGTGCTTTATGGACTCGTCTGCGGCCAGGCCTCGCCGGCTCCCGTCTCCCACCTCCCGGCGTGGGTTGGGATGTCTCTCGCAGACACGAGAGGCCTCGTGTGTGTGGCCTCAGGCAGGCGCCTGCAGATGGTGGCCAGCCCGCCCCTGCCCCTCTTGATGTGTCCGCGGACCCTCCACCTCGGAGCCCAGCCGGAAGCCGAGGGGATCAGGCTCTCCCTTACTTCCCGCGGCCAACGAGAATTGGCTTGCGGCCCCCGAGACTTCACAGGACACCTGCCCGATGTCTCGTCCTACAAGGAAGCTACGTGGTGGGAAGAC GAGCACCCACTTCCCTGCCTGTAAGGCACTTGGAGCGCTGTTTGGGGGGCACCACACATAGCCAGCTTGTCTGGCTCAACAGGCTGGTGTCCCCATGGGCCTGGGTAGAGCCAGATGCCGGGCAGCTGGGAAGCACCCTCTGTAGTGTGGCCAAACCCCCCGCCTACTGCCCTTCCTTGCCTGGCAGCTTCAGCCTCTTGCGGGGGGGCAAGGCCAGCCAGTTCCTGGGAGCGGGACCTACAGGCGTtctcccaggccccaggcagcACTTGCTGTCACCAACTCAGCTCCTTTGggcacagagaggcagatgggcCTTAGGGATGGCCCTGCTCGGGGTGACAGCTCCTTGTCTAGGAAGCTACCATTCCAAGAGCACCGGGACCCTGCCTGAGCAGCGAGGACCTGGTCacatccccacccctccctcagcCTTGTCTGGAGGGCTGCTCCTGGGGGGCCCCACGCGTCCCCACTGCCTCCGCCTCTCGATGCCTGGATGCAGTCATCGTCTGGAGCTTCCTGGGTGCAGCGTGTGGGGCCCTGGGCATGGGGTCCAGGCCTCCCCAAGGTCATCCTGCAGCAGAAGGTAA
- the PEX11G gene encoding peroxisomal membrane protein 11C isoform X3 produces MFIYTKQYGLGAEEEDIFVRCVSVLGNLADQLYYPCEHIAWAADAKILRVDSARWWTLSTAFWGLSLLLGIARSLRMVLTLRWKLRGPAVAFTSRLPRSKRRAMEAQVQSEVLTLLSNAADLANAVHWLPPGVLWAGRFPPWLVGLLGTISSLLSMYQAVLASGQGEATTP; encoded by the exons ATGTTTATCTACACGAAGCAGTACGGCCTGGGGGCAGAG GAGGAGGACATCTTTGTCCGCTGCGTGTCGGTCCTCGGCAACCTGGCCGACCAGCTCTACTACCCCTGTGAGCACATCGCCTGGGCTGCTGATGCCAAGATCCTTCGCGTGGACTCTGCCCGGTGGTGGACACTGAGCACAGCCTTCTGgggcctctccctgctcctgggcATTGCCAG GTCCTTGAGGATGGTCCTGACGCTGAGATGGAAGCTGAGGGGCCCCGCGGTGGCCTTCACCAG CCGGCTGCCGCGGAGCAAGAGGAGGGCCATGGAGGCCCAGGTCCAGTCGGAGGTGCTGACCCTCCTGAGCAACGCGGCCGATCTGGCCAATGCTGTGCACTGGCTGCCTCCCGGCGTCCTGTGGGCTGGCCGCTTCCCCCCGTGGCTCGTGGGGCTCCTTGGGACCATCTCCTCCCTCCTCAGCATGTACCAGGCTGTCCTGGCCAGTGGCCAGGGCGAGGCCACCACCCCCTGA
- the TEX45 gene encoding testis-expressed protein 45 isoform X1 — translation MSPLEVAPCPAMAAVTPLPCPMSRLDFLKASHFALGPDPRLHVGDMQSTSHRDFPAPPGGTRAQQCQAPPRGSLFAQDTRSAGTRLESETHGVYAPPGPSPSRRSELRERTLAMQASNWRVLADSRVRTSLSTVRADFGWPEPPARASEQIRGARLIFDRDSVPPGDPAKLGIPPTTYQAFYLPHDPCPQPRAPCCHLGGLNPLRWDHSRQDNGTSYQRHFQALPSPPALMCKRAFSSVELGDSKIGYGPMCSEQKQAYRPQGLPPERYDKAQAAAHIHYVNIRPGDGLFHDRTTKAEHFYAREPERFVLHHDQTPASHILEGNWRPGPGSLTTSMHFFHGQPHPVTAPPSRHVPLEKLKSHVCLGDPSLLKQFFQTSMGTDYCPPATPEKVQIAPNLHLMPSNLPRGTDETDFLTMNQKMLKPHRTPPASVTEEMLQRSKYSHIEPPLGRQRFFSTQYEDEFASKYQGPAVLRLTNLQDSHVPLGSLRQWGCGAGKVDPRAPQAPTYPCPSQQ, via the exons ATGTCACCCCTTGAG GTGGCGCCCTGCCCCGCGATGGCCGCGGTCACCCCGCTGCCATGCCCGATGTCCCGGCTGGACTTCCTCAAGGCCTCGCACTTTGCACTGGGGCCCGACCCGCGGCTGCACGTGGGCGACATGCAGTCCACATCGCATCGGGACTTCCCGGCCCCCCCAGGCGGCACCCGTGCGCAGCAGTGCCAGGCGCCGCCCCGCGGGTCCCTCTTCGCACAGGACACGCGCTCGGCGGGCACGCGACTCGAGTCCGAGACGCACGGCGTGTACGCACCCCCGGGGCCGTCGCCGTCCCGGCGATCGGAGTTGCGGGAGCGCACCCTCGCCATGCAGGCCAGCAACTGGCGCGTGCTCGCGGACTCGCGCGTCCGCACCAGCCTCTCCACCGTGCGCGCCGACTTCGGCTGGCCGGAGCCGCCGGCGCGCGCGAGCGAGCAGATCCGCGGCGCGCGGCTCATCTTCGACCGCGACTCGGTGCCGCCTGGCGACCCAGCCAAGCTGGGCATCCCCCCCACTACCTACCAGGCGTTTTACCTGCCCCACGACCCGTGCCCGCAGCCCCGCGCGCCCTGCTGCCACCTCG GGGGCCTCAACCCCCTCAGGTGGGACCACAGCAGACAGGACAATGGGACCTCCTACCAGAGACACTTCCAGGCCCTGCCGAGCCCACCAGCCTTGATGTGTAAGAGG GCCTTCTCCAGCGTCGAACTGGGAGACTCCAAGATTGGCTATGGGCCCATGTGTTCAGAGCAGAAGCAAGCCTACAGACCCCAGGGTCTCCCCCCAGAGAG GTATGACAAGGCTCAGGCCGCAGCCCACATCCACTATGTGAATATTCGTCCTGGAGATGGCCTATTCCATGACAGGACCACCAAGGCTGAACACTTCTATGCCCGAGAGCCAG AGCGTTTTGTCCTTCACCATGACCAGACTCCAGCATCGCACATCCTGGAAGGAAACTGGCGCCCTGGTCCAGGCAGCCTCACCACGTCCATGCATTTCTTCCATGGCCAG CCGCATCCGGTGACCGCACCGCCCAGCCGCCACGTACCTTTAGAGAAATTGAAGAGTCACGTGTGCCTAGGGGACCCCTCGCTGCTCAAACAGTTCTTCCAGACTTCCATGGGCACGGACTATTGCCCCCCTGCGACGCCAGAGAAGGTGCAGATAGCACCCAATCTTCACTTGATGCCTAGCAACCTGCCCCGGGGCACTGACG aaacagattttttaacCATGAACCAGAAGATGCTGAAGCCTCATAGAACACCTCCAGCCTCCGTGACTGAGGAAATGCTTCAGCGG AGCAAATACAGCCACATTGAGCCCCCGCTGGGCAGACAGCGCTTCTTCTCAACCCAGTATGAGGATGAGTTTGCCTCCAAGTACCAGGGCCCAGCAGTGCTGAGATTGACCAATCTTCAGGACAGCCATGTGCCTCTGGGCTCCCTTCGCCAGTGGGGGTGTGGGGCTGGGAAGGTAGACCCTCgggccccccaggcccccacctACCCATGCCCTAGCCAACAATAA
- the TEX45 gene encoding testis-expressed protein 45 isoform X2: protein MSPLEVAPCPAMAAVTPLPCPMSRLDFLKASHFALGPDPRLHVGDMQSTSHRDFPAPPGGTRAQQCQAPPRGSLFAQDTRSAGTRLESETHGVYAPPGPSPSRRSELRERTLAMQASNWRVLADSRVRTSLSTVRADFGWPEPPARASEQIRGARLIFDRDSVPPGDPAKLGIPPTTYQAFYLPHDPCPQPRAPCCHLGGLNPLRWDHSRQDNGTSYQRHFQALPSPPALMCKRAFSSVELGDSKIGYGPMCSEQKQAYRPQGLPPERYDKAQAAAHIHYVNIRPGDGLFHDRTTKAEHFYAREPDSSIAHPGRKLAPWSRQPHHVHAFLPWPALTSFLHPGFGRFRTRELPRCHVILTAASGDRTAQPPRTFREIEESRVPRGPLAAQTVLPDFHGHGLLPPCDAREGADSTQSSLDA, encoded by the exons ATGTCACCCCTTGAG GTGGCGCCCTGCCCCGCGATGGCCGCGGTCACCCCGCTGCCATGCCCGATGTCCCGGCTGGACTTCCTCAAGGCCTCGCACTTTGCACTGGGGCCCGACCCGCGGCTGCACGTGGGCGACATGCAGTCCACATCGCATCGGGACTTCCCGGCCCCCCCAGGCGGCACCCGTGCGCAGCAGTGCCAGGCGCCGCCCCGCGGGTCCCTCTTCGCACAGGACACGCGCTCGGCGGGCACGCGACTCGAGTCCGAGACGCACGGCGTGTACGCACCCCCGGGGCCGTCGCCGTCCCGGCGATCGGAGTTGCGGGAGCGCACCCTCGCCATGCAGGCCAGCAACTGGCGCGTGCTCGCGGACTCGCGCGTCCGCACCAGCCTCTCCACCGTGCGCGCCGACTTCGGCTGGCCGGAGCCGCCGGCGCGCGCGAGCGAGCAGATCCGCGGCGCGCGGCTCATCTTCGACCGCGACTCGGTGCCGCCTGGCGACCCAGCCAAGCTGGGCATCCCCCCCACTACCTACCAGGCGTTTTACCTGCCCCACGACCCGTGCCCGCAGCCCCGCGCGCCCTGCTGCCACCTCG GGGGCCTCAACCCCCTCAGGTGGGACCACAGCAGACAGGACAATGGGACCTCCTACCAGAGACACTTCCAGGCCCTGCCGAGCCCACCAGCCTTGATGTGTAAGAGG GCCTTCTCCAGCGTCGAACTGGGAGACTCCAAGATTGGCTATGGGCCCATGTGTTCAGAGCAGAAGCAAGCCTACAGACCCCAGGGTCTCCCCCCAGAGAG GTATGACAAGGCTCAGGCCGCAGCCCACATCCACTATGTGAATATTCGTCCTGGAGATGGCCTATTCCATGACAGGACCACCAAGGCTGAACACTTCTATGCCCGAGAGCCAG ACTCCAGCATCGCACATCCTGGAAGGAAACTGGCGCCCTGGTCCAGGCAGCCTCACCACGTCCATGCATTTCTTCCATGGCCAG CGCTCACCTCTTTCCTCCACCCGGGTTTTGGGAGATTCCGGACACGGGAGCTTCCTAGATGCCACGTGATCTTAACAGCCGCATCCGGTGACCGCACCGCCCAGCCGCCACGTACCTTTAGAGAAATTGAAGAGTCACGTGTGCCTAGGGGACCCCTCGCTGCTCAAACAGTTCTTCCAGACTTCCATGGGCACGGACTATTGCCCCCCTGCGACGCCAGAGAAGGTGCAGATAGCACCCAATCTTCACTTGATGCCTAG